The sequence ATTCTTTCACGCCTATCATGAATGGTGGTGGGGGGCAGTTTATCACCTTTTATATCAAAGAAAAAAAGGGTAAAAACGAAGTGAGCTTCAGCCAAGCCAAGCAATTCATCGCTCAAAAATTAGTGGAAGAGTCTAAAGATAAAATTTTAGAAGAGCATTTTGAAAAATTGCGCGTCAAGTCTAGGATTGTGATGATTAGAGAGTGATCTTTAGATCGTGCAACATTTCAATTTCCTCTATAAAGATTCTCTTTTTTCTATCGCCTTATTCACTTTCATTATCGCTCTTGTTATTTTATTAGAACACGCTAGGGCGTATTTCACCCAAAAGAAAAACAAAAAATTTTTACAAAAATTCGCTCAAAATCAAAACGCTTATGTGAGTAGTGAAAATTTAGACGAGCTTTTAAAGCATGCTAAATTTTCTAGTTTGATGTTTTTAGCTAGGGCGTATTCTAAAGCGGACATAGAAATGAGCATGGAAATCTTAAAAGGGCTTTTAACGCGCCCTTTAAAAGATGAAGAAAAAACCGCTACTTTAGATTTATTAGCTAAAAATTATTTTAGCGTGGGGTATTTGCAAAAAACAAAAGACACCGTGAAAGAAATCTTGCGTTTTTCTCCAAGGAATGTGGAAGCGTTGTTAAAACTCATGCATGTGTATGAATTAGAAAAAGATTATTCAAAGGCTTTAGAGACTTTAGAATGCTTAGAAGAATTAGAAGTGCCTGAAATTGAAACGATTAAAAACTACCTTTATTTAATGCATTTAATAGAGAGCAAGGAAGATGTGAGTAAAATCTTGCATGTGGCAAAAAATTCGCTAGATTTGAAAAAAATCGCTTTAAATTATTTAAAATTTTGTGATGAAAATCTTTTTTGGCAAGAGATTGATAAAACCGAACATTTAGAAAAAATGATCGATCT comes from Helicobacter acinonychis and encodes:
- a CDS encoding tetratricopeptide repeat protein; this encodes MQHFNFLYKDSLFSIALFTFIIALVILLEHARAYFTQKKNKKFLQKFAQNQNAYVSSENLDELLKHAKFSSLMFLARAYSKADIEMSMEILKGLLTRPLKDEEKTATLDLLAKNYFSVGYLQKTKDTVKEILRFSPRNVEALLKLMHVYELEKDYSKALETLECLEELEVPEIETIKNYLYLMHLIESKEDVSKILHVAKNSLDLKKIALNYLKFCDENLFWQEIDKTEHLEKMIDLLWDQNIPTFILEKHALLQDIARAKGLLLDGKFCQIFELEVLRALLNSPKKANLTFEYRCKNCKQVFPFESHRCPVCYQLAFMDMVLKISRKMHVMGVD